AGCGCGTCAAATCGAGTCTATCTGAGCGTGACTTCGTGTTTCCACCGTACGATGCGAACCAACTTCGTGAGATTCTCCGGTCCCGTGCCGACGCGTTCCGTGAAGGTGTCCTCGACGAGGACGTCATTCCCAAAGTCGCTGCCCTCGCCGCCAAAGAACACGGGGACGCACGCAAGGCGATCGATATCCTTCGCTACGCAGGCGAGATTGCGGACGAACACGGCGATGATACGGTGCGTGTTGAGTACGTCGACGAGGCACACGACCGCGAAGAGCAGGCGCGGCTCTCCGAACTCATCGCCAAGCAGCCAGAGCATTCAAAATATCTGTTGCAAGCACTGTCGTTGCAGGCCCAGGAGGCCCCTGATGACGATTCTGCGATCCCCACGAAGGACATCTATTCGATGTACGAACTCGTATGTGAACGGAACGGGGTCGATCCACTGAAGATGCGGCGCGTCCGCGATTTACTCTCCGAACTGGCGTTTCTCTCGCTCATCGAGCAAGAGCGTAAAGGCCGTGGGAAGGGCAAAGGCGCCCACACAGTGAACCAGCTCGTCGATGAACCAGAGGTCGTCGTCGAGGCGTGTAAGTCTGCCTGATGAGTTCGCTGGTGGGTTTTTCTCCGAGTTCGCTAGTAATAGTGGAGTGCGTCGCCCGACGCCGAGATCTTCATTGCTCTTCTGATTACGGACGGGCCAATTTCACTCGGAATTCACCGCGATATCGACGGCTGAGATTGTGACGGCCTCGTATACCCGGTCTTTCATCGTCCGGCTCTCCATTTCTGCCTCCCATTCGCCGGTGAGATCGATATTCGGCGACCTCTTCTTGTTCATTGCTCACTGATACTCATCTTAATTTGCGCCCACACACATTTCTTATTCGACTAACCAACAATGGGCTCAAAAGAAGGCGCTGTTGGTTAGAGATCTCGATGTCGTGTTCGTCATCTACGACTCTAGCTGATCCTTCAACCTGGTCACTCGAGATATCGATTCGCGAGTGCCATCGTCCTTGATGATTCGCTGTGTGTACGTGAAAGCAGAGACTAGGAAACGCTCAGTTTAGGTGAACTATAGAGCGAATCAGGCCGCAAAGTCTATGATCCTCGTCAGAAGCACCGTGGCCGGTACAGAGGGTGAGTGCAGCACGAACGCGAGAGATGCGCCCCTATGTAGAACCTCTGGGCCTCATCGTCGTTACTGCAACCTGAGTTTGTCCCTTCAGAGCTTATTATGCCCTTCTCACACACTTCGTATCTATGTCCTCTGAGGAACGACAACCTACCTCTGCCCCGAGTCGAGACGACATACTGGTCACCTTCCGTACTATGCTTCTCGGGTCGAAACGAGGGAGACCTCAAGAGGCTCTACTGATTGGTCTGGGACTCGGACTCTTCGCTCTGACGTTCCTCGCGTATGAACTCAATATCTTCTACCACTCTGGTGGCGTCGTCTTCATTCCGTTTCACGCCGCCTTCCTCGGAGTGGCCGCTGCGTTCTGGACGGGGTACAGTCGAACCGGACTACTCGCTGGTTGGGTACTCACGTACCTCTCGTTCCTGGGGTGGCGGACGGAGTGGGCGACGGATATTTCGCCCCGGCCATTCATCGAACGCATAGCCTATGTCGTCCAACCAGACGGATTGGTTGCTCTCGCCATCATCGGAGTCGGAGTAGCGGTAATCGGGTTCACTGCGGGCACGCTCGCCCGAAAGGGCATTGACGCGCTTCGGACCGGACCTCAAACAGCCACCAACGACTGATTGGATGCACGCAAAACGTTACGTGAATCGCTGCGGGAAAGAGGAGTGCGTGGCCGATTCGCGCTGTGTATGCACCACGGTTGCATAATTATCTATTGAGACTGGTAGTTTCTCAAGCATCCAGTCCCCAGCGGTAGTTTCGGTGGTGATTTCATCCACTTATGTGATGAAACCAACCGGAGATGATTCGCATAAATCTTTCACGATGAGGAAGATAGAAATCAGGACCCGCTTCAGTCGACCCATCGACGATGTGAGCAGCTATAATTATATTTAATTAGATTTTACTATCTGGAGAATGGCCGAAGACGTATGGAACAACACCGCAGATCGTTAGCCAAGGCAACGACGTACCGATTGTTTGCTACCTCTGTCGTATTCATAATCGCTTTTTCATACACCGGAAGCTTCGGAAACGCCGCTAAAATCGGCCTCTCGGCAGCGATAGCTAAGACCGCATTGTACTACTTTTGGGAACGACTGTGGAGTCACATCAGGTGGGGAATAGAGGCAGAGTAGGGGCTTGCTCCAGTTTGCCACAAGCGGTCTGATATCGCCAATGGAAATACGGTTTCCATCAAGAACGTGCTCCTCAGGAGTTGTCTTTGGTGAGCGATCAATACTCCGTGATCGGCCACATCTCCAGTATGTCCAATACGCACGCTCGTTCGCTCGGCTGAGTGATCGAAACACGCGTGAAATCGAAGGTAGCAAATCGCTCAGTACGGTTCGTTATCCGAGTAGAGCATCTTAAGAGAGACTTTCGGGGTAAAGTCGCCGAAATCCTTCATACAGGAGAGTCAGTGGAATAAGGATGATGAGTGCATAGATGAGATACCACGAAAGGAGTGCAGCGAGTTGTGATTCTCCGACTACTGCAAAAAACTGTGAGACTACCAGAAGGGCTATAACGAGGGCGGAAAGCTTTGCGGGGAGTCGCATATAGTATATTCTCTTCGGATTCCTGAAAAACCTCATTGGTGCATTCGCATATGCATCCTGACGGCTGATTCAGCTATTATTTTGAGAAATAAACCACCGTGATAATGGTTCGATCTCCCCTCGCTATGCTGATGGGGTTGCGGCTTCCGATCCGTCGGATTCCAACAAACGTGTGTACCCTGGAGTGTCCAGCATCGACACGTATGCGCGGTCGATATCCCGGCCCGACAAATGTACGTATCTCCCTGGGACTCGTGAGCCGGGCACCCACCCGAACCACGTGCACATCTGTGCTTCCGTCAGGTGATTCGCTAAGTAGGTTGCGCGGCTGTGTCTGAAATGGTGGGGATTCACTGGCTTGTTGATGCCTGCCTGTTCTCGGGCTTTGTCTAAGATCCGGAGCCTGATGTACTGGTAACTGATCGTTTCGTCAGGCGACCCCTGTTTCATATCGATTTTACACCATAACGGTGCGTCAGCTTGCCGGTTCGGGTGGACTGTCAGCCACGAGTCGAGATACGATTCGGATTCAAGCAGGAGTAATCGACGCGACCCGGTTTTCCCGGAGACGACCATTTGCTTGCCGAGTGCCGATTGCTCGATGTCGCCTACTTGTAGGTCGATGAGTTCTCCGATACGAGCTCCGGTTTCCCACAGGACCGCGATGAACGCTCGATCGCGGTTGTTGTGACAGGCTTCCAGTAGTGACTGAATGTCTCTTGGTGTCAGCAGACTCTGTGGAAGGATCCGGTTCTGTTCGATCGGCCCGCGCTTGATCCATTTCGTTTCCTCAGGGTCTTCGCCGTTGTTCAACCATTTCCAGAACTGCTTGATCGCCTGCTTGTAATCGACGACTGTTGACGGGGCTGTTCCGCGGGTGTACAGCCACGCGACTAACTCGGTGATGTCATCCTTGTCTAAATCCACAAACCGTGTGTCGCCGACGTGATCGGTTATAATCTTGAAGTGCGCGAGGACTTTCTGCTGCTGTGCGGCACTGATGTCTGCAAGAAGCATATCCCGGTGATAGTCTTTGATCAACTGCTTGTTTTCTGGGTGGATGTGGTCCGCAGAGTCGATATACGCGAGTATTCGTGCTGCCGCTGCCTCATAATCCATCGTAGGCATACTCCTCTCAGAGGCGTCCGGAGACGATAACGCGAGCGGAACTCGACTCAAATAGAAACGTCGTCATCTACACTACCAGCAGGCTGGGGATCGAACTTGATTCCCGGTTCAACTATGGTCGAATCCGGAGTCTGGATCACTTTCCGCATTTCTAAATTCAGTACCTCACGAAACATCCTCAGATAACCGCCTCTGAAGCTTGAGTTCTGTGTCGAATCGGTTCCGTTCCCGAACGTGATGAGGGAGTCACGGAGCGGATCAAGAGAAAGACGTCGACAACCCACGTCCGAACCGACTTTCCCCTGACTCCGCGCACGGCCACTGCCGCAAGGGCAGGACCGAATGCGCCTGGGATCATAACGAGACTGGTTGCAGAGGGGAACGCGACGAACAGCGGGATCCAGAGCCCCCACGAGATCGACACTGTCAACGTGAAGAACGCTGCGGTCGGGTGTGCGTTGAGCGCCGATTCGACACGCCGAAGAGGGTGTGATACAGTAAGACCCGTCATTACACCCGTGGGTTCGAAGCAGATCTGAAAAACACCTCTAGCAGGACTTCACACGGTGAAGCGAAACCCGCACACCATCTCGGAAGCGATGTCTCGTCGCTCAGACCACAGGTCTGGCAGGGTTGCCGGGACAGTATCACCTACAACCGGAGCCCGTAGATGATGCACAGTAGCCCAGCGACTTCGAAAGTCTGACTGGTAGCTTGCAGGACGACGCGCCCACCTGTGATGGGAAGGACCAGATACACCACGGTAAGAATCAGCGGCACCCCGAGTGCGAGAGCGAATCCGACCGCGACGAACAGCATCGGCCGACTCTTGTTGCGGCGATACCCGCGGTAGGCGAGAAACGCGATGAACACACCAAGCGCCGCTCCGATCAGTTCGTACGCCAACAGCCCCATCCGGAGGCTCTCCGACAGTTGCGTCCCGGCCTGAAGAACGAGCTCGCTCACAGCACTAGTTGGTTCCTGAAACATAGTCACATCTCTTCGATGAGCCTGGTGAACCGGTCAGCCATCCGCTCTCCGTGTGTAACCTGTATCGATAGCGTCCCGTCGTCCAGCTCGATCGTGATACGGTCAAGGTTCGGTACATACACTTGTCGGTGGTGACCGCTGTCAGGGTCTGGACGAGTCTGTTCGACAACGAAGTCAGCGTCTCGAAGCCGTTCGAGACGGCGGTAGATCGTCGGTCCCGACGCGTCACAGTGGTCTTTCAGTGCCCGTGCTGACATCGGTTCCTGACTCGTGTTGGTGAGGATTTCCCGCACAGTCTGGTCTTCAAGCAGACCGGCGACAGTCTCGATGTCCGGGGGATCCCCACTCATCAGGATACATATCATCGAAGGAGAGTAAAGAGGTGGCGACCGCTTCAGGACCTGAAGCCGTGCTCGTATGCCTTTTGCGATACCGATCGAACAGGTAAGTACCGATGCAACGTCCAGCAGTACTCCACGATTCACGGCTCGCATCGCTATGCAACCAACTCACCAGTGGTGACGACGGCAGTAGCCCTCGGCGTGTGCTTGCCGCAGGCGGATTCGGTTTGAGCCTGCTGAGCGCGGTGACAAGCATTATCGCTCACGGTGTGCTTCCGGACCGGATACGGATCCACTGGACTCTCGGAATGGGACCGTACTACGGCCCGGAATTCGCCCCCGCGTGGCTCGTTTTGCTCCTGTTCCCGGTGCTCATAGCCGGGACGGCAGTTCTCGCGTCCGTGATTGATGCGCGGGTACGAAACACCGACGCGTTCACTGAGATTCGTCCGTTCTACATCGTTGCTGTGCTGGGAACGCTTACTGTGCTGCTTGGCTGCCAGGGCGGGCTCATTCTCGCCAACCTATACGCTTAGTCGTTGAATGGTCTTTCGCGGACGTAGCCGATCCAATCCAACGAACACGGTCAGTTCGTCACTTGCAGCTTCGGTATTGGGAGTGTCAGATCTGCCGCCCACCATCGGTAACATACGGCCAGGAAAAGGTACAGTACGAGGATGACGCCCCAGTTCGGCCAAAGCGCCGTCCCGGGATCAATCACGAGTGGCCAGAGGTTGCCGATCCCGTGGAGGAACATCACCAGATACAGGTTTCGCGTGGCGGCATACATCCCTCCGAACAGAATCCCGGTCGCCGCCAGCAGAACGAGTGTACCGAGAATGGCCCCGATGTTTTGTTCTCTGATGATCAGGTAGGCCGGAATGTGAAGCAAGGCAAAACATACCGCAGCACTCAGTATCCCGATGATCGTTTGGGTTGTCGG
The Halobellus limi genome window above contains:
- a CDS encoding DUF2061 domain-containing protein, producing the protein MEQHRRSLAKATTYRLFATSVVFIIAFSYTGSFGNAAKIGLSAAIAKTALYYFWERLWSHIRWGIEAE
- a CDS encoding tyrosine-type recombinase/integrase encodes the protein MDYEAAAARILAYIDSADHIHPENKQLIKDYHRDMLLADISAAQQQKVLAHFKIITDHVGDTRFVDLDKDDITELVAWLYTRGTAPSTVVDYKQAIKQFWKWLNNGEDPEETKWIKRGPIEQNRILPQSLLTPRDIQSLLEACHNNRDRAFIAVLWETGARIGELIDLQVGDIEQSALGKQMVVSGKTGSRRLLLLESESYLDSWLTVHPNRQADAPLWCKIDMKQGSPDETISYQYIRLRILDKAREQAGINKPVNPHHFRHSRATYLANHLTEAQMCTWFGWVPGSRVPGRYVHLSGRDIDRAYVSMLDTPGYTRLLESDGSEAATPSA
- a CDS encoding winged helix-turn-helix domain-containing protein, whose amino-acid sequence is MSGDPPDIETVAGLLEDQTVREILTNTSQEPMSARALKDHCDASGPTIYRRLERLRDADFVVEQTRPDPDSGHHRQVYVPNLDRITIELDDGTLSIQVTHGERMADRFTRLIEEM
- a CDS encoding SdpI family protein, translating into MSLLSAVTSIIAHGVLPDRIRIHWTLGMGPYYGPEFAPAWLVLLLFPVLIAGTAVLASVIDARVRNTDAFTEIRPFYIVAVLGTLTVLLGCQGGLILANLYA
- a CDS encoding Cdc6/Cdc18 family protein, with the translated sequence MSESESFFGDPDPIFADKELLRVSHLPEGDRIIGRDQELQKLANAIKDAQRGGTPNNVLIYGKTGTGKSLCSKYITRDLTQAAADNGIKVGVAYVDCFQESTETQTVRTIAQALNDPTQTDITVPHTGVSTSDYYRRLWDILDARLDVGLVILDEIDKLEDDNVLMQLSRAAEAGKVTESTLGVIGISNKIRYKDSLNERVKSSLSERDFVFPPYDANQLREILRSRADAFREGVLDEDVIPKVAALAAKEHGDARKAIDILRYAGEIADEHGDDTVRVEYVDEAHDREEQARLSELIAKQPEHSKYLLQALSLQAQEAPDDDSAIPTKDIYSMYELVCERNGVDPLKMRRVRDLLSELAFLSLIEQERKGRGKGKGAHTVNQLVDEPEVVVEACKSA
- a CDS encoding DUF7521 family protein gives rise to the protein MSELVLQAGTQLSESLRMGLLAYELIGAALGVFIAFLAYRGYRRNKSRPMLFVAVGFALALGVPLILTVVYLVLPITGGRVVLQATSQTFEVAGLLCIIYGLRL